A portion of the Maylandia zebra isolate NMK-2024a linkage group LG9, Mzebra_GT3a, whole genome shotgun sequence genome contains these proteins:
- the lnx2a gene encoding ligand of Numb protein X 2a isoform X1 has translation MGSPGSEVGLAGSVEPALEALCPECGQIHRSWENHLYNYRLEVDDDLVCHICLQPLVQPLDTPCGHTFCARCLRSFLQERDFCPLDRTRLQLQACRRSSILVHKLLDKLSVSCPLTPVCSLSMPRCDLEAHLKHRCPGMQSQQTNGDGPRCESGDERAMVTSPPRSPHTPQTDLRDRTPSPPSGPNNSCGNGPVWTDDAGLDNPAFEESTEEDSVVGLECVVPRVKRPLSNPCIHLLRSVSSTSSGWDCPESPPLSAEEGCVKLPSLPEGEITAIEVHRANPYVELGISIVGGNETPLINIVIQEVYRDGVIARDGRLLAGDQILQVNNVDISNVPHSFARSTLARPCTTLQLTVLRERRCASRAPPSSSSSTPAVPHAPCSTPEVTPPSPATLRITLHKRDSTEQLGIKLVRRTDESGVFVLDLLEGGLAAKDGRLRSNDRVLAVNEQDLRHGTPEQAAQIIQASGERVHLLIGRPSKPTPPPPPKSSSTRDLYCLDHFLPNHSSTPSPVAIHLSRTSTHRDLSQCVTCKEKHITVKKEPHESLGMTVAGGRGSKSGELPIFVTSVQPHGCLSRDGRIKRGDVLLSINGQDLTYLSHSEAVGTLKASAASPSVQLRVLEVSMVEEQDHDELLPHTHDSDFDANWSPSWVMWLGLPSPPSLCSPPSPCSYLHSSHEIVLRRSHPGSWGFSIVGGYEESHGNQAFFIKTIVLGTPAYYDGRLKCGDMIVAVNGLSTAGMSHSALVPMLKEQRSRVALTVVSWPGSLV, from the exons ATGGGCAGCCCGGGCTCCGAGGTGGGTCTGGCTGGGTCCGTGGAGCCAGCTCTGGAGGCTCTGTGTCCCGAGTGTGGCCAGATCCACCGCAGCTGGGAAAACCACCTTTACAACTACCGTCTGGAAGTGGACGACGATCTGGTGTGCCACATCTGCCTGCAACCGCTGGTGCAGCCTCTCGATACGCCATGCGGACACACCTTCTGCGCCCGCTGCCTGCGTAGCTTCCTCCAGGAGAGGGACTTCTGCCCTCTGGACAGGACCCGGCTGCAGCTGCAGGCATGCCGCAGGTCCAGCATCCTGGTGCACAAGCTGCTGGACAAGCTGTCTGTGTCCTGCCCTTTGACCCCTGTCTGCTCCCTCAGCATGCCTCGCTGTGACCTGGAGGCGCACCTTAAACACAG GTGTCCAGGGATGCAGAGTCAGCAGACAAATGGGGACGGTCCACGATGCGAGAGCGGGGATGAGCGAGCAATGGTGACCAGCCCTCCCAGGTCACCGCATACACCACAGACAGACCTGAGGGACCGCACGCCGTCACCGCCCTCTGGACCCAATAACAGCTGCGGTAATGGGCCTGTGTGGACAGATGATGCCGGCCTTGACAACCCAGCCTTTGAGGAAAGCACCGAAGAAGACA GTGTAGTAGGGTTGGAGTGTGTGGTCCCCAGGGTGAAGCGGCCCCTCAGTAATCCCTGTATCCATCTCCTGCGCTCCGTTAGCTCCACCTCCTCTGGCTGGGACTGCCCTGAATCCCCGCCTCTGTCTGCTGAGGAGG GCTGTGTGAAGCTCCCCTCCCTTCCTGAAGGAGAGATAACTGCCATAGAGGTCCACCGTGCAAACCCATATGTAGAGCTGGGAATCAGCATTGTTGGTGGAAATGAGACGCCTCTCATCAACATCGTGATTCAGGAAGTTTACCGAGACGGGGTCATTGCAAGGGACGGGAGGCTGCTGGCCGGGGATCAGATACTCCAG GTGAACAATGTGGACATCAGTAACGTGCCACACAGTTTTGCTCGCTCCACCCTGGCCCGCCCCTGCACCACCCTGCAGCTGACTGTACTCCGGGAGCGTCGCTGTGCCTCCCGGGCacctccctcctcttcctcctccaccccAGCAGTCCCCCATGCCCCCTGCTCCACTCCCGAAGTCACCCCACCCAGCCCAGCCACTCTGAGAATCACCCTGCATAAGCGAGACTCCACAGAGCAGCTTGGAATCAAGCTGGTACGGCGAACGGATGAGTCAGGGGTGTTTGTGTTAGATCTCCTGGAGGGAGGTCTGGCTGCCAAGGATGGCAGACTGCGGAGTAACGACCGCGTGCTGGCAGTCAATGAACAGGACTTGCGACACGGCACCCCAGAGCAAGCTGCTCAGATCATACAG GCCAGTGGAGAACGAGTCCACCTGCTGATTGGCCGACCCAGCAAACCAACTCCACCGCCGCCGCCAAAATCAAGCTCCACCAGAGACCTTTACTGCCTTGATCACTTCCTGCCTAACCACAGCTCTACCCCGAGTCCTGTGGCCATACACCTGTCCCGCACCAGCACCCACAGA GACCTGTCCCAGTGTGTGACCTGTAAGGAGAAACACATCACTGTGAAGAAGGAACCACACGAGTCTCTGGGCATGACTGTTGCAGGAGGGCGGGGCAGCAAGAGCGGGGAGCTGCCGATCTTTGTGACGAGCGTCCAACCGCACGGCTGCTTGTCGAGGGATGGGCGAATCAAAAGAG GTGATGTGCTGCTGAGCATCAACGGGCAGGATTTGACCTACCTGAGCCACAGTGAGGCTGTGGGCACCTTGAAGGCCAGCGCTGCGTCGCCCTCGGTCCAGCTGCGAGTGCTCGAGGTCAGCATGGTGGAAGAGCAGGACCATGATGAGCTGCTGCCTCACACTCACGACAGTGACTTTGATGCCAACTGGTCCCCCTCGTGGGTCATGTGGCTGGGCCTGCCCAG CCCTCCTTCACTCTGCTCTCCACCCTCTCCTTGCAGCTACCTGCACAGTAGCCATGAGATTGTTCTGCGCAGGAGCCATCCTGGCAGCTGGGGATTTAGCATCGTCGGGGGATATGAGGAAAGCCATGGCAACCAGGCGTTCTTTATCAAGACCATCGTCCTCGGCACACCCGCATACTATGACGGCCGCCTCAA GTGTGGTGACATGATAGTGGCAGTCAACGGCCTGTCGACAGCAGGAATGAGCCACTCGGCCCTGGTGCCCATGCTGAAAGAGCAGCGCAGCCGGGTGGCGCTTACTGTAGTCTCCTGGCCTGGCAGCCTGGTATAG
- the lnx2a gene encoding ligand of Numb protein X 2a isoform X2 codes for MGSPGSEVGLAGSVEPALEALCPECGQIHRSWENHLYNYRLEVDDDLVCHICLQPLVQPLDTPCGHTFCARCLRSFLQERDFCPLDRTRLQLQACRRSSILVHKLLDKLSVSCPLTPVCSLSMPRCDLEAHLKHRCPGMQSQQTNGDGPRCESGDERAMVTSPPRSPHTPQTDLRDRTPSPPSGPNNSCGNGPVWTDDAGLDNPAFEESTEEDSVVGLECVVPRVKRPLSNPCIHLLRSVSSTSSGWDCPESPPLSAEEGCVKLPSLPEGEITAIEVHRANPYVELGISIVGGNETPLINIVIQEVYRDGVIARDGRLLAGDQILQVNNVDISNVPHSFARSTLARPCTTLQLTVLRERRCASRAPPSSSSSTPAVPHAPCSTPEVTPPSPATLRITLHKRDSTEQLGIKLVRRTDESGVFVLDLLEGGLAAKDGRLRSNDRVLAVNEQDLRHGTPEQAAQIIQASGERVHLLIGRPSKPTPPPPPKSSSTRDLYCLDHFLPNHSSTPSPVAIHLSRTSTHRDLSQCVTCKEKHITVKKEPHESLGMTVAGGRGSKSGELPIFVTSVQPHGCLSRDGRIKRGDVLLSINGQDLTYLSHSEAVGTLKASAASPSVQLRVLEVSMVEEQDHDELLPHTHDSDFDANWSPSWVMWLGLPSYLHSSHEIVLRRSHPGSWGFSIVGGYEESHGNQAFFIKTIVLGTPAYYDGRLKCGDMIVAVNGLSTAGMSHSALVPMLKEQRSRVALTVVSWPGSLV; via the exons ATGGGCAGCCCGGGCTCCGAGGTGGGTCTGGCTGGGTCCGTGGAGCCAGCTCTGGAGGCTCTGTGTCCCGAGTGTGGCCAGATCCACCGCAGCTGGGAAAACCACCTTTACAACTACCGTCTGGAAGTGGACGACGATCTGGTGTGCCACATCTGCCTGCAACCGCTGGTGCAGCCTCTCGATACGCCATGCGGACACACCTTCTGCGCCCGCTGCCTGCGTAGCTTCCTCCAGGAGAGGGACTTCTGCCCTCTGGACAGGACCCGGCTGCAGCTGCAGGCATGCCGCAGGTCCAGCATCCTGGTGCACAAGCTGCTGGACAAGCTGTCTGTGTCCTGCCCTTTGACCCCTGTCTGCTCCCTCAGCATGCCTCGCTGTGACCTGGAGGCGCACCTTAAACACAG GTGTCCAGGGATGCAGAGTCAGCAGACAAATGGGGACGGTCCACGATGCGAGAGCGGGGATGAGCGAGCAATGGTGACCAGCCCTCCCAGGTCACCGCATACACCACAGACAGACCTGAGGGACCGCACGCCGTCACCGCCCTCTGGACCCAATAACAGCTGCGGTAATGGGCCTGTGTGGACAGATGATGCCGGCCTTGACAACCCAGCCTTTGAGGAAAGCACCGAAGAAGACA GTGTAGTAGGGTTGGAGTGTGTGGTCCCCAGGGTGAAGCGGCCCCTCAGTAATCCCTGTATCCATCTCCTGCGCTCCGTTAGCTCCACCTCCTCTGGCTGGGACTGCCCTGAATCCCCGCCTCTGTCTGCTGAGGAGG GCTGTGTGAAGCTCCCCTCCCTTCCTGAAGGAGAGATAACTGCCATAGAGGTCCACCGTGCAAACCCATATGTAGAGCTGGGAATCAGCATTGTTGGTGGAAATGAGACGCCTCTCATCAACATCGTGATTCAGGAAGTTTACCGAGACGGGGTCATTGCAAGGGACGGGAGGCTGCTGGCCGGGGATCAGATACTCCAG GTGAACAATGTGGACATCAGTAACGTGCCACACAGTTTTGCTCGCTCCACCCTGGCCCGCCCCTGCACCACCCTGCAGCTGACTGTACTCCGGGAGCGTCGCTGTGCCTCCCGGGCacctccctcctcttcctcctccaccccAGCAGTCCCCCATGCCCCCTGCTCCACTCCCGAAGTCACCCCACCCAGCCCAGCCACTCTGAGAATCACCCTGCATAAGCGAGACTCCACAGAGCAGCTTGGAATCAAGCTGGTACGGCGAACGGATGAGTCAGGGGTGTTTGTGTTAGATCTCCTGGAGGGAGGTCTGGCTGCCAAGGATGGCAGACTGCGGAGTAACGACCGCGTGCTGGCAGTCAATGAACAGGACTTGCGACACGGCACCCCAGAGCAAGCTGCTCAGATCATACAG GCCAGTGGAGAACGAGTCCACCTGCTGATTGGCCGACCCAGCAAACCAACTCCACCGCCGCCGCCAAAATCAAGCTCCACCAGAGACCTTTACTGCCTTGATCACTTCCTGCCTAACCACAGCTCTACCCCGAGTCCTGTGGCCATACACCTGTCCCGCACCAGCACCCACAGA GACCTGTCCCAGTGTGTGACCTGTAAGGAGAAACACATCACTGTGAAGAAGGAACCACACGAGTCTCTGGGCATGACTGTTGCAGGAGGGCGGGGCAGCAAGAGCGGGGAGCTGCCGATCTTTGTGACGAGCGTCCAACCGCACGGCTGCTTGTCGAGGGATGGGCGAATCAAAAGAG GTGATGTGCTGCTGAGCATCAACGGGCAGGATTTGACCTACCTGAGCCACAGTGAGGCTGTGGGCACCTTGAAGGCCAGCGCTGCGTCGCCCTCGGTCCAGCTGCGAGTGCTCGAGGTCAGCATGGTGGAAGAGCAGGACCATGATGAGCTGCTGCCTCACACTCACGACAGTGACTTTGATGCCAACTGGTCCCCCTCGTGGGTCATGTGGCTGGGCCTGCCCAG CTACCTGCACAGTAGCCATGAGATTGTTCTGCGCAGGAGCCATCCTGGCAGCTGGGGATTTAGCATCGTCGGGGGATATGAGGAAAGCCATGGCAACCAGGCGTTCTTTATCAAGACCATCGTCCTCGGCACACCCGCATACTATGACGGCCGCCTCAA GTGTGGTGACATGATAGTGGCAGTCAACGGCCTGTCGACAGCAGGAATGAGCCACTCGGCCCTGGTGCCCATGCTGAAAGAGCAGCGCAGCCGGGTGGCGCTTACTGTAGTCTCCTGGCCTGGCAGCCTGGTATAG
- the lnx2a gene encoding ligand of Numb protein X 2a isoform X3, producing the protein MLSNFNTRDLFNHFFCETAKGNPGLWCPGMQSQQTNGDGPRCESGDERAMVTSPPRSPHTPQTDLRDRTPSPPSGPNNSCGNGPVWTDDAGLDNPAFEESTEEDSVVGLECVVPRVKRPLSNPCIHLLRSVSSTSSGWDCPESPPLSAEEGCVKLPSLPEGEITAIEVHRANPYVELGISIVGGNETPLINIVIQEVYRDGVIARDGRLLAGDQILQVNNVDISNVPHSFARSTLARPCTTLQLTVLRERRCASRAPPSSSSSTPAVPHAPCSTPEVTPPSPATLRITLHKRDSTEQLGIKLVRRTDESGVFVLDLLEGGLAAKDGRLRSNDRVLAVNEQDLRHGTPEQAAQIIQASGERVHLLIGRPSKPTPPPPPKSSSTRDLYCLDHFLPNHSSTPSPVAIHLSRTSTHRDLSQCVTCKEKHITVKKEPHESLGMTVAGGRGSKSGELPIFVTSVQPHGCLSRDGRIKRGDVLLSINGQDLTYLSHSEAVGTLKASAASPSVQLRVLEVSMVEEQDHDELLPHTHDSDFDANWSPSWVMWLGLPSPPSLCSPPSPCSYLHSSHEIVLRRSHPGSWGFSIVGGYEESHGNQAFFIKTIVLGTPAYYDGRLKCGDMIVAVNGLSTAGMSHSALVPMLKEQRSRVALTVVSWPGSLV; encoded by the exons ATGCTGAGCAACTTCAACACCAGAGATCTTTTCAACCACTTCTTCTGTGAGACAGCCAAGGGCAACCCCGGCCTGTG GTGTCCAGGGATGCAGAGTCAGCAGACAAATGGGGACGGTCCACGATGCGAGAGCGGGGATGAGCGAGCAATGGTGACCAGCCCTCCCAGGTCACCGCATACACCACAGACAGACCTGAGGGACCGCACGCCGTCACCGCCCTCTGGACCCAATAACAGCTGCGGTAATGGGCCTGTGTGGACAGATGATGCCGGCCTTGACAACCCAGCCTTTGAGGAAAGCACCGAAGAAGACA GTGTAGTAGGGTTGGAGTGTGTGGTCCCCAGGGTGAAGCGGCCCCTCAGTAATCCCTGTATCCATCTCCTGCGCTCCGTTAGCTCCACCTCCTCTGGCTGGGACTGCCCTGAATCCCCGCCTCTGTCTGCTGAGGAGG GCTGTGTGAAGCTCCCCTCCCTTCCTGAAGGAGAGATAACTGCCATAGAGGTCCACCGTGCAAACCCATATGTAGAGCTGGGAATCAGCATTGTTGGTGGAAATGAGACGCCTCTCATCAACATCGTGATTCAGGAAGTTTACCGAGACGGGGTCATTGCAAGGGACGGGAGGCTGCTGGCCGGGGATCAGATACTCCAG GTGAACAATGTGGACATCAGTAACGTGCCACACAGTTTTGCTCGCTCCACCCTGGCCCGCCCCTGCACCACCCTGCAGCTGACTGTACTCCGGGAGCGTCGCTGTGCCTCCCGGGCacctccctcctcttcctcctccaccccAGCAGTCCCCCATGCCCCCTGCTCCACTCCCGAAGTCACCCCACCCAGCCCAGCCACTCTGAGAATCACCCTGCATAAGCGAGACTCCACAGAGCAGCTTGGAATCAAGCTGGTACGGCGAACGGATGAGTCAGGGGTGTTTGTGTTAGATCTCCTGGAGGGAGGTCTGGCTGCCAAGGATGGCAGACTGCGGAGTAACGACCGCGTGCTGGCAGTCAATGAACAGGACTTGCGACACGGCACCCCAGAGCAAGCTGCTCAGATCATACAG GCCAGTGGAGAACGAGTCCACCTGCTGATTGGCCGACCCAGCAAACCAACTCCACCGCCGCCGCCAAAATCAAGCTCCACCAGAGACCTTTACTGCCTTGATCACTTCCTGCCTAACCACAGCTCTACCCCGAGTCCTGTGGCCATACACCTGTCCCGCACCAGCACCCACAGA GACCTGTCCCAGTGTGTGACCTGTAAGGAGAAACACATCACTGTGAAGAAGGAACCACACGAGTCTCTGGGCATGACTGTTGCAGGAGGGCGGGGCAGCAAGAGCGGGGAGCTGCCGATCTTTGTGACGAGCGTCCAACCGCACGGCTGCTTGTCGAGGGATGGGCGAATCAAAAGAG GTGATGTGCTGCTGAGCATCAACGGGCAGGATTTGACCTACCTGAGCCACAGTGAGGCTGTGGGCACCTTGAAGGCCAGCGCTGCGTCGCCCTCGGTCCAGCTGCGAGTGCTCGAGGTCAGCATGGTGGAAGAGCAGGACCATGATGAGCTGCTGCCTCACACTCACGACAGTGACTTTGATGCCAACTGGTCCCCCTCGTGGGTCATGTGGCTGGGCCTGCCCAG CCCTCCTTCACTCTGCTCTCCACCCTCTCCTTGCAGCTACCTGCACAGTAGCCATGAGATTGTTCTGCGCAGGAGCCATCCTGGCAGCTGGGGATTTAGCATCGTCGGGGGATATGAGGAAAGCCATGGCAACCAGGCGTTCTTTATCAAGACCATCGTCCTCGGCACACCCGCATACTATGACGGCCGCCTCAA GTGTGGTGACATGATAGTGGCAGTCAACGGCCTGTCGACAGCAGGAATGAGCCACTCGGCCCTGGTGCCCATGCTGAAAGAGCAGCGCAGCCGGGTGGCGCTTACTGTAGTCTCCTGGCCTGGCAGCCTGGTATAG
- the gtf3ab gene encoding general transcription factor IIIA, b: protein MGERLQSQKTYVCSFFDCKATFSKPWRLDAHLCKHTGLKPFSCESCDKSFCTRYQLTRHELSHSGEKPHKCPADGCSEAFVRNASLKNHMARVHQQQEKRFQCDHQGCEKEFNKRNQLKAHQCEHQESLPFHCSLTGCTREFLTLKKLKHHEKIHEGYPCETEGCPFQGKTWSNYLKHRKEHKDKVLCGQCNKLFSNFWFLRLHELRVHSGEKRMFPCPKEGCEKKFTRRFNLESHVLGDHEGKKPFSCAVPGCNKSFAMKESLWRHGVVHDPAKKKLKKLHPKKNLPMAQRAGPAAAANQAEANELAAKLHSTTLENNRP, encoded by the exons ATGGGGGAGAGGTTGCAAAGTCAAAAAACTTATGTTTGCTCATTTTTTGATTGTAAAGCTACATTCAGTAAACCGTGGAGGCTTGATGCTCACCTTTGCAAACACACAGGATTG AAACCATTCTCCTGTGAGAGctgtgacaagagcttctgCACCCGCTACCAACTCACCAGACATGAGCTCAGTCACAGTGGGGAAAAGCCACACAA GTGTCCGGCTGATGGTTGCTCCGAGGCCTTTGTCAGGAACGCCAGCCTGAAGAACCACATGGCCCGAGTCCATCAGCAACAGGAAAAGAGATTTCAA TGTGATCATCAGGGCTGTGAAAAGGAATTTAACAAGAGGAACCAGCTGAAAGCTCATCAGTGTGAGCACCAAGAGAGTCTGCCTTTTCA TTGTTCCTTGACTGGATGCACGAGAGAATTTCTCACTCTTAAAAAACTGAAGCATCATGAGAAAATACATGAAG GCTACCCTTGTGAGACTGAAGGGTGTCCTTTTCAGGGAAAAACTTGGTCAAATTATCTGAAGCacagaaaagaacacaaag ACAAGGTGCTGTGTGGACAGTGCAACAAGCTGTTCAGCAACTTCTGGTTCTTGCGCCTGCATGAGCTTCGCGTCCACTCCGGGGAAAAGAGAATGTTTCCGTGCCCCAAAGAAGGTTGTGAGAAAAAGTTCACTCGCCGCTTCAACTTGGAGAGCCATGTTCTGGGAGACCATGAGGGGAAGAAGCCCTTCAGCTGTGCTGTTCCTGGCTGTAACAAGAGCTTTGCCATGAAG GAAAGCCTGTGGCGACATGGAGTGGTGCATGACCCAGCAAAGAAAAAGCTTAAG AAACTGCATCCTAAAAAGAATCTGCCCATGGCACAGCGGGCCGGACCGGCAGCTGCAGCCAATCAAGCGGAGGCCAACGAGCTTGCTGCAAAGCTACACAGCACAACTCTGGAGAATAACAGACCTTGA
- the rpl21 gene encoding large ribosomal subunit protein eL21 produces the protein MTNTRGKRRGTRYMFSRPFRKHGPIPLSTYMRIYKKGDIVDIKGTGTVQKGMPHKCYHGKTGRIYNVTQHAVGIIVNKQVKGKILAKRINVRIEHVKHSKSRDSFLQRVKENERKKLEAKQKGTWVELKRQPAPPREAHFVTTKRNEPQLLEPIPYEFMA, from the exons ATGACGAACACCAGAGGCAAGAGGAGGGGGACCAGGTACATGTTCAGCAGGCCATTCCGCAAGCATG gCCCAATCCCTCTGTCCACTTACATGCGTATCTACAAGAAGGGAGACATTGTTGACATCAAG GGCACAGGAACCGTTCAGAAAGGTATGCCTCATAAATGCTACCACGGCAAGACAGGACGCATCTACAATGTAACCCAACATGCTGTCGGCATCATTGTCAACAAGCAGGTCAA AGGCAAGATCCTGGCCAAGAGGATTAATGTGCGTATTGAGCACGTGAAGCACTCAAAGAGCAGGGACAGCTTCCTGCAGCGCGTTAAGGAAAATGAGCGCAAGAAGCTGGAGGCCAAGCAGAAGGGCACCTGGGTGGAACTGAAGCGCCAG CCTGCTCCTCCTCGTGAGGCTCACTTTGTCACCACTAAGAGAAATGAGCCACAGCTGCTGGAGCCCATCCCATACGAGTTCATGGCGTAA
- the usp12a gene encoding ubiquitin carboxyl-terminal hydrolase 12A produces the protein MEILMTVSKFASFCTMGANASALEKEIGSEQFPVNEHYFGLVNFGNTCYCNSVLQALYFCRPFREKILAYRSQPRRKENLLTCLADLFHSIANQKRKVGVIPPKKFITRLRKENELFDNYMQQDAHEFLNYLLNTIADLLQEERKQEKTNGRLANGTLDSQNNNSNATPAPTWVHEIFQGTLTNETRCLTCETISSKDEDFLDLSVDVEQNTSITHCLRGFSNTETLCSEYKYYCEECRSKQEAHKRMRVKKLPMILALHLKRFKYMEQLQRYTKLSYRVVFPLELRLFNTSGDATNPERLYDLVAVVVHCGSGPNRGHYIAIVKSHDFWLLFDDDIVEKIDAQAIEEFYGLTSEISKNSESGYILFYQSRD, from the exons ATGGAAATCCTAATGACAGTCTCCAAATTTGCCTCTTTTTGTACCATG GGCGCCAATGCCTCTGCTCTGGAGAAAGAGATTGGATCTGAGCAGTTTCCAGTCAATGAGCACTACTTTGGTCTGGTCAAT TTTGGAAACACTTGCTATTGCAACTCAGTGCTGCAGGCTCTGTACTTCTGCCGGCCTTTTCGGGAGAAGATCTTGGCGTACCGGAGTCAGCCTCGACGGAAGGAGAACCTGCTTACCTGTCTGGCTGATCTGTTTCACAGCATTGCCAATCAGAAAAGGAAAGTGGGAGTCATACCACCCAAGAAGTTTATCACACGACTGCGCAAAGAGAATG AGCTCTTTGACAACTACATGCAGCAGGATGCTCACGAGTTCCTAAACTACCTGCTGAATACTATTGCTGATCTGCTTCAAGAAGAGAGGAAGCAGGAGAAGACAAACGGCCGCCTGGCCAATGGCACTTTGGACTCGcagaacaacaacagcaatgcCACACCTGCCCCCACTTGGGTCCATGAGATCTTCCAAGGCACTCTGACCAATGAGACGCGCTGCCTCACCTGTGAAACG ataagCAGCAAAGATGAGGATTTTCTGGACCTCTCTGTTGATGTAGAACAGAATACCTCCATCACACACTGCCTCAG AGGTTTTAGTAACACAGAGACACTGTGCAGTGAGTACAAATACTACTGTGAAGAATGTAGAAGCAAGCAGGAGGCACACAAGAG GATGCGTGTAAAGAAGCTGCCGATGATCCTAGCTCTGCACCTGAAGCGCTTTAAATACATGGAGCAGCTGCAACGCTACACCAAGCTGTCCTATCGCGTCGTCTTCCCCCTGGAACTCCGCCTCTTCAACACCTCCGGGGACGCCACCAATCCTGAGAGGCTGTATGACTTGGTCGCCGTGGTGGTGCATTGTGGGAG TGGTCCAAACAGGGGTCACTACATTGCCATTGTGAAAAGTCACGACTTCTGGTTGCTGTTTGATGACGATATTGTAGAG AAAATCGATGCACAGGCCATAGAAGAATTCTACGGTCTCACTTCTGAAATCTCCAAGAACTCTGAGTCGGGCTACATCCTCTTTTATCAGTCCAGAGACTAA
- the gpr12 gene encoding G-protein coupled receptor 12 yields the protein MSEEPPVTPSWLAPDSTAWASGGGGPMDNSTSLGTLPPEDSLRPSQLPLLVNPWDIVLCSSGTLIACENALVVLVIWQNPALRAPMFLLIGSLALADLLAGLGLVLHFTCAYLLRSDSAQLLTVGLIVASFSASVFSLLAITIDRYLSLYYALTYNSERTAAFTYTMLVLLWGLSLCLGLLPVTGVNCLAEAATCSVVRPLTKNNIAVLSVSFLLLFGLMLQLYVQICKIVMRHAHQIALQHHFLAATPHYVTTRKGVSTLAIILGTFAACWMPFTVYSLIADYTYPPLYTYATLVPATYNSVINPVIYAFRNQEIQKALWLVCCGCVPTSVAHRARTPSDV from the coding sequence ATGAGTGAAGAGCCACCAGTCACCCCCAGCTGGCTGGCTCCTGATTCCACAGCTTGggccagtggaggtggtggacCAATGGACAACAGCACCAGCCTGGGGACGCTTCCACCCGAAGACTCCCTGCGGCCCAGCCAGCTGCCGCTGCTGGTCAACCCCTGGGACATTGTGCTATGCTCATCTGGGACTCTGATAGCCTGTGAGAATGCTCTGGTGGTGCTTGTGATCTGGCAGAACCCGGCGCTCAGAGCTCCCATGTTCCTGCTGATTGGCAGCCTGGCATTGGCTGACCTGCTGGCCGGCCTGGGCCTCGTACTGCACTTCACCTGTGCCTACTTGCTTCGCTCTGATTCAGCCCAGTTGCTGACTGTGGGCTTGATAGTGGCCTCATTTTCTGCTTCTGTCTTTAGCTTGCTGGCTATCACTATTGACCGGTACCTATCATTGTATTACGCCCTCACCTACAACTCAGAGCGGACAGCGGCCTTCACCTACACCATGCTTGTGCTGCTGTGGGGCCTGTCCCTTTGTCTAGGCCTGCTGCCCGTCACAGGGGTCAACTGCCTAGCAGAGGCGGCTACATGCAGCGTGGTGCGGCCGCTGACAAAAAATAACATCGCCGTGCTGTCTGTCTCCTTCTTGCTGCTCTTCGGTCTCATGCTGCAACTCTACGTCCAGATCTGCAAGATCGTGATGCGCCACGCTCACCAAATCGCCCTGCAGCACCACTTCCTGGCTGCCACACCCCACTACGTCACAACCCGAAAGGGCGTGTCCACCCTAGCCATCATCCTGGGTACTTTTGCTGCCTGCTGGATGCCATTCACTGTTTACTCGCTCATCGCTGACTACACGTACCCGCCGCTCTATACCTACGCCACACTGGTGCCTGCCACCTACAATTCGGTCATAAACCCGGTCATCTATGCCTTCAGGAACCAGGAGATTCAGAAGGCGCTGTGGCTGGTGTGCTGTGGCTGTGTTCCCACCAGTGTGGCCCACCGTGCACGGACTCCGAGTGATGTCTGA